From the Ctenopharyngodon idella isolate HZGC_01 chromosome 3, HZGC01, whole genome shotgun sequence genome, one window contains:
- the LOC127508066 gene encoding hepatocyte cell adhesion molecule-like — MFIFISLCLCQAGVFVADAVKSESVTEGESVSLNSSLTQIQTHEEIEWRFGDILIAKMKNNKSVFYDTDKESFKDRLKLDQTGSLTIINSRTTDSGLYTVSSSRDTINTINLTVYARLPVPVISSNSSSSSSSSSSCSLVCSAVNVSHVTLSWFKGNSVFSSIRVSDLSSRSDLLLHLECVDDSYSCVLNNPIRNQTQHLNNTQLCHTCAAVSLTVLISAAAAAAGSLLIVAAVGIFCICRKHRNTHREETQAEEITYADPTFYKRNRNKPRPREEDNVVYAGVSRC; from the exons atgtttattttcatcagTTTGTGCTTGTGTCAGGCTG gtgtgtttgttgctgatgcagtgaagtCAGAGTCAGTGACTGAgggagaatcagtctctctgaaCTCTAGTCTCACTCAAATACAGACACATGAAGAGATCGAGTGGAGGTTTGGTGACATTCTCATAGCTAAAATGAAGAACAACAAGAGCGTGTTTTATGATACTGATAAAGAGAGTTTCAAAGACAGACTGAAACTggatcagactggatctctgaccatcatcaacagcagaaccacagacTCTGGACTTTATACAGTCTCCAGCAGCAGAGACACGATCAACACGATCAATCTCACTGTCTATG ctcgtctgcctgttcctgtcatcagcagtaactcttcatcttcatcatcatcatcatcatcatgttcattggtgtgttcagctgtgaatgtgagtcatgtgactctctcctggttcAAAGGAAACAGTGTATTCTCCAGCATCAgagtgtctgatctcagcagccGGTCTGATCTTCTTCTCCATCTGGAGTGTGTGGATGAttcctacagctgtgtgctgaacaatcccatcagaaaCCAGACTCAACACCTCAACAacactcaactctgtcacacatgtgctGCAG TCTCTCTGACAGTGCTgatctctgctgctgctgctgctgctggatcTCTGTTGATTGTTGCTGCTGTCGGGATCTTCTGCATCTGCAggaaacacagaaacacacacagagaag AGACTCAAGCAGAAGAGATCACTTACGCTGATCCCACATTCTacaaaagaaacagaaataaaCCG aGGCCTAGAGAGGAGGATAATGTGGTGTACGCAGGAGTCTCGAGATGTTGA
- the LOC127508070 gene encoding SLAM family member 5-like — MFDTFIFFWLFSWSLTGVFVADAVKSESVTEGESVSLNSSLTQIQTHEEIEWKFGDILIAKVKNNKSVFYDIDDERFRDRLKLDQTGSLTIINSRTTDSGLYTVSSSSRDTINTINLTVYARLPVPDISRDSSQCSSSSSSSSSSCSLVCSAVNVSHVTLSWFKGNSSLSSISVSDLSISLSLPLEVEYEDQNTYSCVLNNPIRNQTQHLNNTQLCHTCAESIHCCGFTEAVIRLALSAVVGVATVVVLVYDIRSRSLQQKKSVQK, encoded by the exons atgtttgatacATTCATTTTCTTCTGGTTGTTCTCCTGGAGTCTGACTG gtgtgtttgttgctgatgcagtgaagtCAGAGTCAGTGACTGAgggagaatcagtctctctgaaCTCTAGTCTCACTCAAATACAGACACATGAAGAGATCGAGTGGAAGTTTGGTGACATTCTCATAGCTAAAGTGAAGAACAACAAGAGCGTGTTTTATGATATTGAtgatgagagattcagagacagactgaaactggatcagactggatctctgaccatcatcaacagcagaaccacagactctggactttatacagtctccagcagcagcagagacACGATCAACACGATCAATCTCACTGTCTATG ctcgtctgcctgttcctgaCATCAGCAGAGACTCTTCAcaatgttcttcatcatcatcatcatcatcatcatcatgttcattggtgtgttcagctgtgaatgtgagtcatgtgactctctcctggttcaaaggaaacagttcattgtccagcatcagtgtgtctgatctcagcatcagtctctctctacctctggaggtggaatatgAGGATcaaaacacctacagctgtgtgctgaacaatcccatcagaaaCCAGACTCAACACCTCAACAacactcaactctgtcacacatgtgcag AGAGTATCCACTGTTGTGGCTTTACTGAAGCTGTGATCCGATTGGCTCTCTCTGCTGTGGTGGGTGTGGCTACTGTGGTTGTTCTGGTTTATGACATCAGATCCAGAAGTCTTCAACAGAAGAAGAGCGTCCAGAAATAA